Genomic DNA from Gaiellales bacterium:
CGGCGGCATGCGCTTCGCCATGTTCCAGAACGCCGAGTACGTCGCCCTGATCGCCTTCTCGGCGATCGCGTCGGTGCTGTTCCTGGGCGGCTACGGGTGGCCGTGGCTGCCCGGCCCGGTCTGGATGGTGCTCGAGATGGCGATCTTCATCTTCGTCGCCATGTGGCTGCGGGCGACGCTGCCGCGCGTGCGCTACGACAAGCTGATGTCGATCGGCTGGAAGGTGCTCCTCCCGGCCGCCACCCTCAACCTGCTGGTCACGTCGGTCATCGTGGCCTGGCGCGCGTAAGGATCGAGGACAATGCCCGTCACCGGCACCGTCAAGGGCTTCGCGGTCACGTTCCGGCACCTGTTCCGGAAGCCCGTCACGCAGCAGTACCCGGAGTACAAGCGGCCGGTCTACCCCCGGTTCCGCGGCCGCCACCGCCTGCACCGGCACGAGAACGGCCTCGAGAAATGCGTCGGCTGCTCGCTCTGCGCCGCCGCCTGCCCGGCCGACTGCATCCGGGTCGTGGCGGCCGAGAACACGCCTGAAGAGCGCTACTCACCGGGCGAGCGCTACGCCCGCATCTACGAGATCAACATGAGCCGCTGCATCTTCTGCGGCTACTGCGAGCTGGCCTGTCCGTTCGACGCCATCACGCTCGGGCACGACTACGAGCTGGCCGAGATGTCCCGCGAGGCGATGGTCTACGACAAGGACATGCTGCTCGAGCCGATGCACCCGAGCCGCACGACGCCCGTCGCCCCGGTCGACCCGTTCGACGTGGTCGATCCGGCCGGCGAGGGAGGCCCGGCGTGACCTACGACATCGTGTTCGTCGTCGCCTCCGTGGTGGCGATCTCGGCCGCGCTGATGGTCGTGCTCTCCGGCAACCCGTTCATCTCGTCGCTCTCGCTGATCGCGAACCTGATCGCGCTCGCCACCTTCTACATCCTGCTCCAGTCCGACTTCCTGGCCGCGGCGCAGGTGATCGTGTACGCGGGCGCGGTGATGATCATGTTCCTGTTCGTGACCGCCTACCTGGGCGGCCGCGCCGACGAGCCCACCCGGGGGGAGCGGCCGTGGTGGCAGACGCTGGCCGCGCTCGTCGCGGCCGCCGGCATCGCCGCCGAGATCGTGTTCGGCGTCGAGCGCGAGAGCTTCCTGCACGGCCCCGTCGTGAGCGACGCCTTCGGCGCTCCCCAGGCGATCGCCCAGAGCTTCCTGGGCCGCTACCTGCTCGCGTTCGAGGGCACGTCGGTGCTGCTCCTGATCGCCGCCGTCGGCGGCGTCGTCCTCGCCACCCGCCGGCCCGCGCCGCGCGGCGCCGACGAGCCGGGCGCGTTCGAGGTCGAGCAGCCCGTGCGGGTGCAGTCGCTGCAGTCGTCGGTCATGCAGGCCGAGACGGAGTTCGAGATCGTCCGCTCCGGCGCCGGGTCCAACGAGAAGGACGAGGGCTGATGCACGTCGGCGTCGAGTGGTTCGTGTCGGTGTCGGCCATCCTGTTCGGGATCGGCCTCTACGGCGTCTTCACCCGCCGCAGCCCGCTGATCCTGCTGCTCTCCGTCGAGATCATGCTGAACGCCTGCAACCTGGCGCTGATCTCCTTCTCGCGCTACCTGGGCCAGCAGTCCGGGCAGGTCTTCGCGCTCGTCGTGATGGCCGTGGCGGCGTCCGAGGTCGTCGTCGGCCTCGGGATCGTCGTGGCCGTCGCCCGGCGCAAGGGCGACCTCGACGTCGACCGGCTGACGGGGCTGCGGGGCTGATGGAGGCGCTCGCCTGGATCTGCCTGTTCGCGCCGCTCGCCGGCGTGGCGGCCCTGACCCTGGCCGGGTCGAAGATCTCGCGCCAGGCGGCGGCCTGGGGCGGCACGCTGTTCGCTTTCGTCGCGTTCGCGGCGGCGGTCGGCGAGTTGATCGGGATGCTGGGCGAGAACGCCTCCGCCCGGGCGCACACCTACACGCTCTACACGTGGGCGGGCTCGGGCACGTTCCGGGTGCCGTTCTCGATCCTGGTCGACCCGCTCTCGGTGACCGAGATGCTGATCGTGGCCGGCGTCGGCGCCGTGATCGTCATGTACTCGATCGGCTACATGCACGGCGACGTCAAGGAGCGGCGCTTCTTCGTCTACATGGACGTGTTCCTGTTCTCGATGCTGCTGCTGGTCATGGCCGGCAACTTCGTGCTGCTGCTGGCCGGCTGGGGCCTGGTCGGCCTCTCGTCCTACCTGCTGATCGGCTTCTGGCACGAGCGGCCCGAGCCGGTCGCCGCGGCGAAGAAGGCCTTCGTGATGAACGCGATCGGCGACGTCGGAATCGCCATCGCCATCTTCTTCATGGTCCGCGACCTGGGCACCACCGACTACGGCGCCGTCTTCTCGACCGCCTCGCAGCACTGGGCGAAGGGGTCGGACGATGCCAACTGGATCGCGGGCGGGCTGCTGCTCGGAGCGCTCGCGAAGTCGGCCCAGATCCCGCTCCACACCTGGCTTCCCGACGCCATGGAGGGCCCCACCCCGGTCTCGGCCCTGATCCACGCCGCGACGATGGTGACCGCCGGCGTCTACCTGGTCGCCCGGGCCCACCCGCTGTTCGTGAACGCGCCGGACATCCTGGCGCTGACGGCGCTGCTCGGGATGGCGACGCTCCTGATGGCGGGCGTCGTCGCCCTCGTCCAGACGGACATCAAGCGGATCATCGCCTACTCGACGATGAGCCAGATCGGGTACATGTTCACCGCCGTCGGCATCGGTGCCTACTCGGCGGGCATGTTCCACCTGCTCACGCACGCCTTCTTCAAGGCGCTGCTCTTCCTCGGCGCCGGCATCGTGATCCACGCGCTCGGCGGCGAGCAGGACGTGCGCAAGATGGGCGGCCTCGGCGCGGCCCTGCCGAGGACGAAGTGGCTCATGTGGATCGGCACGGTGGCCCTGATCGGGTTCTGGCCGCTCTCGAAGGACGCGATCCTCGCGAGCGATCTCGAGAAGGGCGGGACGACGGCAACCATCGTCTGGGTCGGCGGCCTCGCCGGCGCCTTCCTGACCGGTATCTACGCCACCCGCCTGATGCGGCTCACGTTCTACGGCGAGCGCTCCCAGTATGCGACCGAGCACCTCCACACCGATCACGGTGAGGCGCCCTGGACGATGATGACGCCGGTCGTGATCCTCGCCATCGGCACGCTCCTCTCGGGCTTCCTGGCGATCGGGTTCGGCGTGAACCAGA
This window encodes:
- the nuoI gene encoding NADH-quinone oxidoreductase subunit NuoI; the encoded protein is MPVTGTVKGFAVTFRHLFRKPVTQQYPEYKRPVYPRFRGRHRLHRHENGLEKCVGCSLCAAACPADCIRVVAAENTPEERYSPGERYARIYEINMSRCIFCGYCELACPFDAITLGHDYELAEMSREAMVYDKDMLLEPMHPSRTTPVAPVDPFDVVDPAGEGGPA
- a CDS encoding NADH-quinone oxidoreductase subunit J; its protein translation is MTYDIVFVVASVVAISAALMVVLSGNPFISSLSLIANLIALATFYILLQSDFLAAAQVIVYAGAVMIMFLFVTAYLGGRADEPTRGERPWWQTLAALVAAAGIAAEIVFGVERESFLHGPVVSDAFGAPQAIAQSFLGRYLLAFEGTSVLLLIAAVGGVVLATRRPAPRGADEPGAFEVEQPVRVQSLQSSVMQAETEFEIVRSGAGSNEKDEG
- the nuoK gene encoding NADH-quinone oxidoreductase subunit NuoK, whose product is MHVGVEWFVSVSAILFGIGLYGVFTRRSPLILLLSVEIMLNACNLALISFSRYLGQQSGQVFALVVMAVAASEVVVGLGIVVAVARRKGDLDVDRLTGLRG
- the nuoL gene encoding NADH-quinone oxidoreductase subunit L gives rise to the protein MEALAWICLFAPLAGVAALTLAGSKISRQAAAWGGTLFAFVAFAAAVGELIGMLGENASARAHTYTLYTWAGSGTFRVPFSILVDPLSVTEMLIVAGVGAVIVMYSIGYMHGDVKERRFFVYMDVFLFSMLLLVMAGNFVLLLAGWGLVGLSSYLLIGFWHERPEPVAAAKKAFVMNAIGDVGIAIAIFFMVRDLGTTDYGAVFSTASQHWAKGSDDANWIAGGLLLGALAKSAQIPLHTWLPDAMEGPTPVSALIHAATMVTAGVYLVARAHPLFVNAPDILALTALLGMATLLMAGVVALVQTDIKRIIAYSTMSQIGYMFTAVGIGAYSAGMFHLLTHAFFKALLFLGAGIVIHALGGEQDVRKMGGLGAALPRTKWLMWIGTVALIGFWPLSKDAILASDLEKGGTTATIVWVGGLAGAFLTGIYATRLMRLTFYGERSQYATEHLHTDHGEAPWTMMTPVVILAIGTLLSGFLAIGFGVNQTFADWLASAAPSIEPTTADDVVTTAIAWAVGGAGALLVWRAYADPALLARLKRPFGRTVAVAEHKFYWDELYDRIAYIPAAAIATGIYRFFERWVIWGTVSLVAYVVGLVARGTADAQSGIVRQYATVLVAGAAVLGVYFLSRATL